In Thermovirga sp., the sequence GATGAGGGGCTCTTTGGGACGGAGACCCCGCCCCGGATGGAAGAGATGGTGGAGGCCCTATGTCGATAGCCGTGAGGGACCTGGTCCATGTCTATCACTCCGGCTCACCTCTTGAGACAAAGGCCCTGGACGGCGTCACCTTCCGGGCTGAAAAGGGCAGATGGATGGCCATTGTGGGACATACCGGGAGCGGCAAGTCCACCCTTGCCCAGCACCTGAACGGGCTCCTCCTGCCAACGGAGGGCTCCGTGAGCGTCGACGGCATACCCGTCCGCCATGGCGAGGAGTCCCTCCGCCGGGTCAGGCAGAAGGTCGGTCTCGTTTTCCAGTACCCGGAGCAGCAACTCTTCGAGGAGACGGTCTTCAAGGAAGTTTCCTTCGGACCCAGGAACTGGGGTCTCGAGGTTGGTGATGTGAAGAAAAGCGTCGAAGAAGCCCTCGAACTGGTGGGCATCGGCGAGGATCTTTACGAAGCCAGTCCCTTTCGGCTCTCGGGAGGGCAAAAAAGAAGGGTCGCCATAGCTTCTACGCTCTCCTCCGACCCGGACTACCTGGTCATGGATGAGCCTACCGCCGGACTCGACTCCTCGGGAAGGAGGCAGTTGCTCAGCCTGCTTTCCAACCTGAAGGAACTGGGCAAGGGGATAATCCACATCACCCACGACATGGAACTGGCCCTGGGCTTTGCCGACACGATACTCGTTCTCGACGAGGGCAGGAGCGCCCTATGGGGTCCCCCCGACGTAATACTGGGGGAACTCCTCGAGCGCGACATAAGGGGGCTGGTCATCCCGGATCTCGTTCGTTTCGCGGGCCGCCTCCGCGACCTGGGTTTCGAGGTGCCTCTCACTTGGGAACCA encodes:
- a CDS encoding energy-coupling factor transporter ATPase is translated as MSIAVRDLVHVYHSGSPLETKALDGVTFRAEKGRWMAIVGHTGSGKSTLAQHLNGLLLPTEGSVSVDGIPVRHGEESLRRVRQKVGLVFQYPEQQLFEETVFKEVSFGPRNWGLEVGDVKKSVEEALELVGIGEDLYEASPFRLSGGQKRRVAIASTLSSDPDYLVMDEPTAGLDSSGRRQLLSLLSNLKELGKGIIHITHDMELALGFADTILVLDEGRSALWGPPDVILGELLERDIRGLVIPDLVRFAGRLRDLGFEVPLTWEPGILAEAIGRSHGR